The Macadamia integrifolia cultivar HAES 741 unplaced genomic scaffold, SCU_Mint_v3 scaffold1146, whole genome shotgun sequence sequence ATTTCCTAAGTATTTGTTTGCTTTGAAACTTTGTAGacttgttttctctcttttgatcTGAATGGGTATATGCACCTTGTAATTCTGTTTATGATAAATAAAGGGTTTTAATCAATTTCCTTTGAGATAAATAACTCTGCAAACATGGCACCTATTATGATGCAATCCCaaacatagttagcaaattcggattcggaaattattcggacggagaattattcggaataattcggacgattaatttaaggattcggtcaaaaaagcggtcaaaaaattttattggggttttttttttttaaaaattttttttttttttttatttttggttttttttttttttaaataatgtttaaatggaccgaataattcggatattcggattcggtccgaattattcgcgatttatattcattttggaaaaagtcgcgaattttaaagaattttatttttaattcggattcggtccgaatttttgataaaattcggaaaaattcggttcggccgaataattcgcgaattattcggccgaattgataactatgatcCCAAATGGCATTGAGAAAGAATATGTTGTCATATGGAAGGAGTATGTTAGGGTGGGGAGTTGCTATGAAGGTTTCTACTTCTTTTTGTCTTAACTTTGGGTACAGCCAAGGTACATAATGTTTAAGATTAGGACAATGGGGTACCTCAAGTTTCAATAGTGACATTTGAGGTATCTTCTGAGGACTTAAATCCTCTGCAGTGAGCggtgagtggcagtgaggatTCAACGGCTGGGAGGCCTTCGGCATGCACCCTAGTTGTTGTATCTTCACTACCGCTCACTGTCTCGGCAGAGGATTTTTGTGCATCTTATGAATTGTTTTCGTTCACAATTAAATgaaacacatttttttatttttccctccaCTTTGTCTTTGCTTCCTCCTTtcaattagaaaaaatatttttttttcttttttttgaatgCATTAAAAAacgagagaaagaaaaatataagaagCTACCTTGACAAAATGGAACAATGAAAGGAAAAGCaaacttgaaaaggaaaaaacacaATGAAGGTAATTACAATGACCGAATTTGCAATCCCCAAGAAGAGACAATGAGACAATTTTCCTCACACTTTAAATTCCAAACATACAAGTAATTTTACATAGTTGATTTCGAAGAAGATAGATATACACAAAGAGATGCTACTGTACGTTATGCAGCCTTGCAACGTTTTTATCTTCTGAACTCCGAGGACCTTATAGTGGCAAATAATAACAAGAAGGAGAATTCGAGGTTATTTTAAGCTATAGCTAATTAGCTATTTCTTATCTTCTGAACTTGAAGTTTGTAGTTTAAAACTTTCCAATGCAGAAGTCCCATCAAGTCCTTTTGCTAGGCCGCGTTTAGTGTATTCGATGATGGTGGTTTCCCTGTAGATGGGGGTATCGTTCTCTAATAGCAACTCCTTGATAGGCCCATAAATCCTTGTTGATGGTTGAAAAGTTGTAGTGAAGAAGCATGCGATAGATACTCTTGGGCCTACCTTGTTGGCCAATACTCGATGTTCAGCACTTTTAAACTTGTCATTGGATATAAGCTGCCACAACCACAATAtcaattaaacaaaattacaaTATAAGGGCTGGGATCACTATCTAGTCATGTGGTAATTAATACAAGATCAATCAGGAGAGGCACATAGGCATCCAACTAGGGGGTAGGGATCTTTCGCCATCCCTATGTCTCACGTATGAATGTACGATCAGGTAGTGTTCTTTCCTAAAACGAAAGACATCATTAAGGTTATATTTGGGTCGCTCTTAGGTCCCAGTTCTGGGTTGTTTCTCTTGATCTTATAATCCCATTAAAATTTGAGAACCAAGAGCttaattatgtatatatatgagAGACTTGCCTGCAAAAGAACCCCAATGTTAACAATCAGAGCTCCAGGTGTGGTGGGAACATCAACCCATTGGTTCTGGTGAAGAAATTGGAGGCCACCAATATAGTCTTGTAGAAGGATAGTGAGAAAACTGCTATCAGCATGCTTAGTGGCGCCCAACGTCAGTTCTGGTTCAGGGCATGCAGGATAGTAGTGACAGAGAAGAGCATGTCCCTCTTCACATCCCATCTCCCTCAAGCAGTTAGGGTTTAGCCCCAAAGCCTCCGATAGTAACTCAAACAAGATAATTCCCAATCTTTTGACTTGAACTGAGTACTCCATCAATATATCCCTACAAATTAGTCAAAAACAGATTCACAAATTTAGTTGAGAAAAAAAAGTATGGTTACATAGTCTGAGAACCAGCCACTTAATTGTCATGATATTGTCCGTTTGGGATGTCTCCTTCATGGTTTCTAAATGCATcatgccatgttaaggaggtcACTACTTATCAATAGCCCAATAACTCTTTCTCTAACCTATGTGAGACTAAAGATTCTTTGCTCACCACCATGGTTGAGAGGCCACTTTGATACCATTATAACGAACCAGGTCCTTAATCGGCATGATATTGTCTGCTTTAGGGTTTCCCCCTCACGCCCATAAAATGCATCATACTAAATATAGGAAACCAATTGTCATCAACAGCTATATATCTCCCTCCCTAACCGAcatgggactaaagtttgtataATATTCTATAGTGTGAATATCACGTACCTGCAAGCCTGAGGCACGTCTTCGGGGTTTAGTGGTTGAGGACCCATAACGCAATTCATAGTGTCCCTCCAACTAGCTGCGGGAGAACTGTAAAGATCAAAATTGGAATTGTATGCTACCCTTCTGTTGACATAGTCGCGGGTGTAGAACTGTTTCTTCACCTCTGTGTCTTGCTCATAAAACCTTCTAATTCCTTCCAGCATCTCATCAAGAACAGTTAGAGGGATCCCATGGTTCATCACCTGGAAGAACCCCGACGTCTCCGAGGAGTCACGCACCTTTTCAACGATTTCCTTCCTTAAACTCACATCTTTATCGATGATTCCATCCCCCAAATCTATGGTCGGGAAGCTGAAGTGGGTTTGGCTGTGGATTGAAACTTCATGGAGGGTATGAGGAGGGTGGAGGAAGATACGAGGTACCTTCTCCACTCCAGAGTCTACCAGTCCCTTAACGCCAGCTTTTGTATCATCAAATTCCCTCAACTCCTTTTTCCGATCATAAGTGCCTGAAACCTCCTCGTTGGTGCCTGAAACTACCATTATTTTAGTATCTACTTTGCTACTTGCAAAGATAGCACCAAGGGAAACCTTCATAGGCGTAAATGTGGAAAGAAACGATATGCCTATAAGTAGTTAAAGGCAGGAGGATATCTGCACCTTTTAGTCTAGCTTGTATTATTCTCATTTTGACAGGGAAGAAGAGCTAGTTGTAGGCGTGTAGGCACTCCCAAAAGTTAATTTCTGATGGTGGGCCTGGGGTGGTGTACAAATTTGACATACCTCTCATGGCATAGACAATTGAGAGGATGGAGATACAACATTACACTTGCATGCACAGTTATCTCCGTCAATAGGCAATGTCGGGCAtcaggatcctctccaacgccTCAACGCAAATTGGTCGGTTAGGTGGGCCTGAGCTGTGTGCATGGGTCTTCCCAGCCATCCGATATGCATTACGATGCTAAACACATGATGGGATGCTGGGTGCGTTTGGAGTGGATCTGGACCCAATGTCACTGCTTGTAATAGTGCTTCTTCATGCAGATACTAGTCATATCCACATACACTCTTGGTGCTTACACCACTACGTAGTAGGGACAAGTCCtacatttatataatataatagaCAATAAAATGGTTTCTAGTTGCGTGGTTACTATGCCAACATGCGGAACAATGGGAAGATAGGAGGAGGAATCAATTTTAGGGGGACAGGACCATTTTTTCATGTCTGATTATGTCTGGGCATAGATATCTCGACTAGGGccgttctttttccctaatatAATATAATGCATCTTTAGTCAAGAGTAGATAGCACCACTTGGTGGCTGATAATGACGAGTTTGCCTAACCTCACAAAGGCGATCAGCCGTTCACTCATATCCACTTGTTTGGGGGAAGTAAAATCTAATTGACTATAAAGTTCAATTGTTGTTAAGAGGAAAGAGCATCCAAATTCTAGAGAACGCAAAAAAACattatcaagagaagaaaagaaaaaaaaataaaaaattcataataAGGGTCACTTAATTTTCTCTAAATTAATGTTCATGGAAAAAGAGGATTTTTTTGTTGGAGCTTAAACAAAACTTCACCCCTGCGATTCAAGAGAAGTACAGGGATCAAAGTATCATAGTAGAAAAGAAATCTCTAAATTAATGTTCATGGAaaaagaggaatttttttttttcttttatttatcatTAGTTTCCATGAAACatgaattttaatattttagttTAACTAATTAGTAACACATATTTCATTCATACTATGTTACTATAATACGTATTATGGGGAATGGAATTCTATCTTTGCTAGAGTTAGTAGTGGTGTAATGGAATTCAATCTTTGCAAGAGTTAGTGGTGTAAATGGATACTTGGAAATCAAATATACAAATTTGTTAATTTAGATATGAGGAAGTGTTTCCTATGGGTTAGTATGGCACCAATGCGTGCATGCATAGGGACTACTGCATGGGAGTGCATGAGGAAATATCAACATaaacatcatttttcatttcatggagAGCAGAGTGACCATTTTGCCCCCTTATGTCTTGGTGTAGGGGCACACTCCCCCCACAAAAACCATTTCCCTTTTAGATATTAATTTGGATAAGGATTTTGACTATAATTTAAGTTTGGAAAAGTAGGAAAATGTATCCCATCATATGGAATTTTTTTGCCACTTTTGGGGGAGAAGATTGGGCATACCACCAGCTTTTGGTAATCTTGCGGCATACACCAATCACAGGGTTGGACATAGTAGGAAAAgggagttattattattattattattattattattattattattatttagaggaataaaattacattaaaaaagaaaaaaaatatatacaaggCTACCCAGAAAAGGGACAACAAAAGGAAAAAcgaacccaaaaagaaaagaacataaaGAAACCAATTACAATAACCGAATTTGCTAACACAATGAAGAGATAATATGATGATTTTCCTTACTCATTCTAGATGTAAAAGTATTTTTTTACATCCCCACTTtcgaagaaaagaaataaacacAGAGAGACACTAACATTTTAAGTAGTAACAACGACAATGAGAATTTGAGGTTATTTTAAGCTATGGCTATTTCTTTGCTTCTGAACTTCAATTTGCAGCTTAAAACTATCCAAAGCAAAAGTTTCATCATGTCCCTTTGCTATGTAGCGTTTAGTACATTCTGTGACTGTGGTTTCACTGTAGATAGGGGAAGTGTTTCCTCTGGGGTAGTGTGGCCCCAATTTTGTAGTGAAGAAGAATGCGAGAGATGGTCTTGGGCCAACCTTGTGGGCAGATACTCAATGTTCAGCACTTTTAAATTTATAATTGGATATAAGCTGCCACAACCACAAGATCAATCAACTGAAActaaaattaaatgaaagaCACGAACAAGGTTATATTTCATTGTTGGAAATCAGGTTTTGATTCGGACTAGTCATCTTATTTgagtttaattaaaaaataaataaataaataataataataataatctgaTCATGAGTCATGAATAGTTGTCtaattatttagaaaaaaaaaaggatcaaactAGATCTGAGTCAATCCAATTCTTTTAGATGTGGTGCTTTTTAACGAGTCATATAGAACTCACttagtcttttcttttttcttcttttattggaTCACATAAGTCTGAGTTTCATCTGTTGTCTTTAATATTAATCCCATTTTTCTTCTCACTGTGACACAACTAAGAAGgaagatatttaaaaaaaaataaaataataaattctgACTTGCTCAACTTACTAGATTTTGAAAATGGTAAATCAATGTCGagaaaacctgattttccaacttATATTTGTGTAAATCTTAGGTCCCAACTACATGTCTACAAATTGGATGGGGCTTGGTAGAATCAGCACCTTGATTCCAATTATTGTTGACTCCACTTATTGTCATGAatggttttttatttcatttatggcggatttttttttttccttagttaATAATATAgcaaaaaatcaatgaaacttatGTTTTACTTATCTAttgttgtcttttatttttgtagtcAATAGTATaacaaaaattaatatatttatctTTTACAAATCTATTGTGAGGTATTGGTCTTTACCAACTGAATTGTCCCTCAGAGTTATctgtatatatttttctttctctccacTTCAAATTTATAGGATTCAATCCGATAATTCTACATTGATTCTCTTGATTTTAGATGCATTAAAATCTGAGAAGCAAGAACTTAACTAACATGAGCTTAAACCAAATTTGGtacaatttatgtttcaattgGATATTGATTTTATGAAATAGTCAACATATAGATTTTTTgtcaagaaattaaaatatttttttgattgCGTCAATATGGAATCattaaaggataaaaaaatctatttgatAGTCCAATTTATGAGAATAAATTCTCTATATTTAATTGGGAGAGGgtggcaggtggtggtgctagTGCTGGTGAAATGGTTGTGGTATGATATGGTGGTGGTGAGGCCATCGAGAGAAGAAATatggtgttttatttttatgacaAAATTATTATTTGTCTATTAAATTAATCATATGCTCATTAAAGAGCACGAGTGAAATAGAAGGATTTTTGACGAATCTGCCAAACCGGTTGGTTATGTGGAAAAGCTAATCTTGAATGATCTATGCAAGTTTTCAAGTCTGTATCCAGTTCAAGTGAACTCGGTTGCTGATCTTATTCTAACCAAGAAGTTAAAGGTGTCTACTTCCTCTCCTCGAACCAATATCATTTAAGAATTATTTTGGATAGCCCCTGCTAACGAATATCTGAAATTAAATATTGATGGATGCTCCCTGGGGAATCTAGGTCACTCGGGTGCGGGAGGAAtttttagagaagaaaaaggatattGCCTCAGATGTTTTGCAATGTATGAAGGTATTCAGACCAACTTCATGGCAGAGTTTGCTGCTTTCTTTCATGGCCTCAAGTATGCTGCAgaaaaatggatagaaaaatTATCGATTGAGTGCAAACTCTCAATCAGTGGTAACCTgcataaaaaatcataatattCCTTAGTGTTTCCAGCAAAAATGACTATTTTATAAGAAGTACGTGGAGAACACCACATGGATGATAACACATTGTTACAAAGAAGTAAACAATATAAGTAGATACACTAGCGAAACTCGCTGCAGTCACTCGTTCTTCATATTGGGATGGTGCTCCAAActctgttttattttatcttaatTGGGATTGTTTGAATAGACCCAGATATCGTTTCTTGTAATTTCATTGTAATTTCCTTGTTTTGAGATTTTCGCTGTTGATGGCCACACCAAAGGTGGTGTAAGATTTAAAAGAGTTTCTCTTTTGTAATCCTCATTCTTTGTTTAATATAGTCTTTTGctgacctttagcaaaaaaagagtaagagtgaaatcaatttcaaaactgaaattgaaagaacTCCTTaactatttcagaatttttattccaatatatttctatttcactgAAATACAatgcaaaaatcaaatcaaacagtTTTGGATAATGGATATAGAATCACCCCtataaaattgaaatagaaatcatactaaATCAAGTCATTAATAACgtataaataaaaaagacttGCCTGCAAAAGATCTCCAATGTTCACAATCAGGCTCCAGATGCGGGGGAAAATCAACCCGTTGGTTCTGATGAAGAACTTGGTGGCCACCAATGTGGTCTTGTAGAAGTATAGTCACGAAACCACTGTCAGCATGCTTAGTGGTGCCCATCGTCAGTTCTGGCTCAGGGCAAGCAGGATAATGGTGACAGAGTAGGCCATGTCCCTCTGCACAACCCATGTCCCTCAGCTTGGTATGGTTTAGGCCCAAAGCCTTTGATAGTAACTCAAAACAAGATAATCCCCATTCTTTAAATTTGATCTGAATACCCCATCAATATATCTCTGCAGATTAGTCGTTAGATAAAATAGCTATAGGCAAATCAATTAGTAGGTTGTAGAATACATGAATcaaaatgatgaagaaaagaatggaaagtaTAAACAATAATCACTTAGTTGCACACAAAGATTTAAGGCAAGATGACCTATATCTACAATGAGATGAAAtttatttcactatcaatgagaATAGGGTGAGTGAATGAATATATGAGGCACCTTCACCACCCCAGCATATCCAATCCTTCACACCAGCTTTAGTATCATCaaattccttcaactcctttttcCAGTCGTAAGTGGCTGAAAACTCCTCATGGCTCCCGGAAACTACCATTTTTTAGGACCTACTATATATTGCTACTTTCAAAGAAAGGATATGCCTCCAAACCAATAATTGACAAGTAAATAATATCCAATTTAGTTGGAATAATTTGATAAACTTATATCActttttgggtaattttataatGGAAAAATGTTTTATATCTGGAgcatgtttatctctctcctcttatcaAATATCACTCCTTAttaggggaggggagagagagattccagCATATGGTATAACGTTTATTCATATTTAAATAAGCATAGCTCCAGAGTGTTTGCCCAGCAATAGGTAATTCTGCTGCCCTAATATGACTAATACTGATTTGGAATACCTTAGTCTCATAAACCAACTTACAAGGTGGGGGAACTCAAGACTATGAATTTTtacatcatttttcttttgaaatcaATGTAAAATCAATCCCCCATATTGATATGGAATGTAATAATATAAGTTATCCTCCCGGACAAAGAACACTTTtccatttataattttttgtttcctattttggaaTCTCCGAAGGTTCATTCCAACCAACCCATTTACTCTCCAAGCCCAAGCTTCCCACCTGAGGCTGGGTTCAATCCATGTCTCCCATCACGGTTAAGCCCCAGTTTTTTGGATTCCTTGCAAAGGCGAGTCATGTATTACACTGGAGGCTGGAAgctaaactctctctctctctctctctctctctctctctctctctctctctctctctctctctctctctctctctctctccatcatggctttaaaaattggattgaatcaGTTAGCATTGTtcagattggattggtatcaacCAAGGTCAATCCATTGGTAAGATATAAGgataaaatggtccaaaaaatcaattttacaGGAGTAAATATGTTTGATATCAGTCTAACCGGTTAAGATCAAtcctgagttttaaaaccttgcttcGCATATATGCAGCTAATTTTAGTTTCAAGAGAAATTTAGAGAGTAGGGAAGTGAAGTTTTCTAACTTACAAAAAAGAAAGGTAATTAataccccatatgattgtataaactacttaaatttcttaccatatttagtaatgaacattttacatgtaatttttattttatattttataataaaaaattttggatacaaagtaaagtgaaaattaataaccaaatatgtcatgatttggagttagtgctatagtcacatggggtaatgattataaaagtttcctttttaagtttgaagatttcacttcccttccttttaataCCCTTTGTAATAAATCGGAGCTTGCAGTAAATCTTCCTCTACAAAAGTAAACACCCATCCAAAAACGACTAAGAATAATAATTGAATATTTAacgaaataaaattttaattaatttcatgCAGGCAATATCCGGGGTCTAAACTGAACCGAACCAACATCAACAAAATCATTGGAAAGActgtaaaaaattgaaatttttttattaacctAAAATATTAATACATTCTTGCAACCACAtcaaaaaatttagaaatttcAATTGTTAGAATCAGAATTGTTTGAACTAAATTTTCTCAGCTTAAACAAAGCTTATAAAAAATGGATACTCACAAATGAAATTAAATCTAGATATAGATTTGTTAATTTAGATGTCTATCTAAATAATTGGATTTTAAATATGTATTTGCATATTATTGAATTAGCTCCAACTATAATTAAAGATTTGGAAAAATGTCTGCGAATTATTGGAGTATTCTACATCCCatcatatggattttttttgggagaacgataaaaaaaagaataaagagttGAACATGAGGATGTGTAAGGTACCCCAATGGCAAAGAGAACCATTGCCTTTTAAGGTTATATCATTTATTAATGGAGAAAGTTTCTTTTCACCCATATTGAAGAGAATCAAACGTTATTAATCGCCAGAATTGTACGAAGTCCAATAGCGTCCTAAAGACTCACCCAACTACAATAAAGatagggaatctcttcacctagGGTGAAAGAAACTCTATTTTTGCTTAATTATTATACTTAAAATaagtatttattttatatttatttaaattctaTAAAGTGCAAATATACATTATTTCATGctgttttttaaatatttatatacATGAAATAAtgtacgttttttttttttttttttttttttgggtaacaaaaATAACGTATGTTTGCACCtagaatttaaataaaatataaaatatatgcaGGGCattagagaaggaagaaaaggggacCACATAAGGAAGACCAAGGATTCAGCCCCTCTCCAATTACTGAGACATTCAAGGAGGCATTCAATGCAGGGAGGAGTCAGACATGCACCCCAACACATGGGCATGCACCCCCAAGTCCTCCCTGCCGTGGGATGTCTACTTGGAAATCCTAGTAGTAGGAAAAGAGCAAAcctaaaaagggaaaatcccaaaaaaatagACTTATTACAATAACTAGATTAATTTGAAAACCCCACTAAGAGATAATGTGacaattttctttattgttgATTCAAACGTACAAGTATTATTACATCCATATTTTCtaagaagagagataaacacaggAAGATGCTAGCATGTTCTCgcaatcaccttttttttttttttttttttaatatatgtatAAAATttgtccaattttttttttttttatatatatatatgtataactTTAGTTCTTGAGTTTTCCAACCCTTAGGACCTTAATTACTAGCAATAAGTAGACAAGGAGATTTTGAGGTAATTTTAAGCTATGGCTATTTCTGTTCATCTGGACTCGAAGTTTGCAGCTTAAAATGTTCCAATGTAGAAGTGCCATCAACTCCCTTTGCTCGGTACAGTGTATGGTATTCTAAGACGGTGGTTTCCCTGTAGATGGGGGGATCTCCCTCCAATAGCAACTCCTCGATAGGCCTATAGATCCTTGTTGATGGATGAAAACCTGTAGTGAAGAAGCATGCGACAGAGAGTCTTGGGCCTACTTTGTGCGCCAATACTCGATGTTCAGCACTTTTAAACTTATTATTGGATATAAGCTGGCGCATCAACCACAATATCAATCAGCTACTAGAAAAAGTAATggagattatatatatatatatatataaaggagaAGTGATTACTGTGGAGGAGTGAAGTTCGTGTGCATGGCGAGGGACAATGAGAGTGTATGAAGAAGCATCTATAAAAGAGTCGTTTTTTCCTCTCATGGGGGTAGCGGTCATTTTACACCCCTATGTGTCTAGGTGTAGCGACCACACTCCCCTCCATCGAAaacattttttcaaataaaaaaataggatCGAGTTTTCCAACACCCACGGTGAATGGAAATTCATTCATCGTGGGGCATGAGATGCATGGTGAAGAGTTTcaagaggatattttgagaatATATTAAAACCCTATAGAATTTTGTGAACCGTAGGATAGTGGATGAACCATCCTCCATGGTTTAGGAAAAGTTTTTCCTATAAAAATATTAACCCAAAGAGGAAAGTAAGAAAAGTATATAACAAAGACTTGCCTGCAAAAGATCCCCAAGGTTGACAATAAGAGCTCCAGGTGTGATAGGAACATCAACCCATTGCTTCTGATGAAGAATTTGGAGGCCACCAATATGGTCTTGTAGAAGGATAGTGAGGAAACCACTGTCAGCATGCTTAGTAGCGCCCAACGTCAGTTCTGGCTCAGGACATGCAGGATAATAGTGACATACAAGGGAATGTCCCTCATCACAACCCATATCCCTCAGTCGGTTAGGGTTTAACCCCATAGCCTCTGATAGTAACTCAAACAATATAGTTCCCAATCTTTTAACTTGATTTGAATACTCCATCAATATATCTCTGTAGATTAATTTATATCAGACATGCGAACAAGTTAGCACGTCATCCATAAGTATTGAACACAAACAAATGTAGTAGTGGTTGTAGTCAAGGTTGATGAAAATATTGGACTTAATTTGGTGTAAAATCCattctgatgagcttatataaatcactacttcaccaatttgaacttttaagtttcacttcacttcacttcacttaaTTTGGTGCAAAATCCATCTTGATCAGAAATAGCTTTtcacgtttccagaaacaaaaacggattttttgtgtttgataaacctatttcctGAAACGtgttttgcagacataatgccactaaaaaacccaatagtatcattggatgcccaaaagggagagaggattCTATTGCCTCTTTtatgtttaaatagttgagagatttatcagacacaacaaccttttttttctctcaaatttgtttctacaaacgacaaaacaagtctgacttgtttcgtcaaagtcgtttctagaattgtaaataggcataaatttgatttaagtttctagaaacaggtgaaacagaataactttatcaaatattttttaggttgtttctccgtttctgggaacaagaaaacgcaaaaacggcagaaatagaacgttgtcaaacggtgcctaaaggATGTATATGAAaatgtttctgtttcaaaatagtattttttaCTCAAATACTTTTTGTTTCTACTAATTTTGAATACTTCTATAAAAGAAAATGTTATAaggtaaaattgaaaatatatctaccagtaaaaaataaaactgaaatgtGTATGAGATGTATATCAACTTCTGGTGGCAGATTTTGTGTCGGTCGTGGGGATGGTGGGGGTGGTGATTGAAGTTTCATTGGAGgcgttggtggtggtggttgtagTTGCcttggaggtggtggtggtggtgataaAGAGAGTCAAAAGtcattattaattattatgttGGATCTTTTGTTTAGGATGAGGTTAGGTATGCTGAAGGTTTCCAAAAGCTAGAGACTCAATCAATGGGAGGGGCATAGAAAACTTTTCTTGGGGGAGAACGAGAGAGATAAATATAGATCTGGGTATACTGACAGCATACAACAGCAAACCTTTACTTGTTTCCCTTCCAAAAATACCACTTTCCCGTTATAGTTTCGAATCAGCCATGTGAAAATAACGTACCTGCAAGTCTCAGGCAATTCTTCAGGGTTGGGAGGTTGAGGACCCATGACACAATACATAGAGTCCCTCCAATTAGCTGCAGGAGAGCTGTAGAGATCGAAATTGGAATTGTATGTGACCCTTCTATTGGCATAGTCACGGGTATAGAACTGTTTCTTCACCTGTGTGTCTAGCTCATAAAACCTTCTAATCCCTTCCAGCATCTCATCAAGAATAGTTACAGGGATCCCATG is a genomic window containing:
- the LOC122062917 gene encoding 1-aminocyclopropane-1-carboxylate oxidase homolog 1-like: MVVSGTNEEVSGTYDRKKELREFDDTKAGVKGLVDSGVEKVPRIFLHPPHTLHEVSIHSQTHFSFPTIDLGDGIIDKDVSLRKEIVEKVRDSSETSGFFQVMNHGIPLTVLDEMLEGIRRFYEQDTEVKKQFYTRDYVNRRVAYNSNFDLYSSPAASWRDTMNCVMGPQPLNPEDVPQACRDILMEYSVQVKRLGIILFELLSEALGLNPNCLREMGCEEGHALLCHYYPACPEPELTLGATKHADSSFLTILLQDYIGGLQFLHQNQWVDVPTTPGALIVNIGVLLQLISNDKFKSAEHRVLANKVGPRVSIACFFTTTFQPSTRIYGPIKELLLENDTPIYRETTIIEYTKRGLAKGLDGTSALESFKLQTSSSEDKK
- the LOC122062914 gene encoding 1-aminocyclopropane-1-carboxylate oxidase homolog 1-like — its product is MVVSGSHEEVSATYDRKKELKEFDDTKAGVKGLVDAGVVKVPRIFIHPPNSLHEGSSLGSIHSHSHSHSHSQTHLRLPIIDLGDGIIDKDVNLRKEIVEKVCDASETSGFFQVVNHGIPVTILDEMLEGIRRFYELDTQVKKQFYTRDYANRRVTYNSNFDLYSSPAANWRDSMYCVMGPQPPNPEELPETCRDILMEYSNQVKRLGTILFELLSEAMGLNPNRLRDMGCDEGHSLVCHYYPACPEPELTLGATKHADSGFLTILLQDHIGGLQILHQKQWVDVPITPGALIVNLGDLLQLISNNKFKSAEHRVLAHKVGPRLSVACFFTTGFHPSTRIYRPIEELLLEGDPPIYRETTVLEYHTLYRAKGVDGTSTLEHFKLQTSSPDEQK